A part of Amycolatopsis lurida genomic DNA contains:
- a CDS encoding elongation factor G encodes MEYLNLGVLAHVDAGKTSLTERLLHHTGAIRTLGRVDAGNTHTDTMELERRRGITIRSAVVAFRVGDLRVNLIDTPGHPDFIAEVERALRVLDGVVLVVSAVEGVQAQTRVLMRALARLRIPVLIFVNKVDRAGARYDGLLTDLAERLGVACVPMSEVDGIGTASAKVRPSSLSAGTAERLAEHSDAFLAAYLEDTLTAEDYRGEVVRQTRLGLVSPVFFGSARSGEGIAELTSGIREFLAGAVKPVPDDRLRATVFKIERGRAHEKIAYVRVFSGEIGARDHVRFHRRGLTKEAKVSAVHVFELGDETVEGRARAGRIAKVTGLKEIGIGDLIGVPDGDGVTTRFPPPALETVVGPALPAQAPAVFAALRELAEQDPLITVRQDDETRRISVRLYGEVQKEIIAETLAAQHGLDVTFSLTRPVCVERPIGTGHSVWFITEKRNPCFATLGLRVGPGTPGSGLTFGLDVELGSLPLAFHKAIEETVDATLRSGPSGREVVDCVVTVTHTGYFSPVSAAGDFRKITPFVLAEALREAGTEVLEPVSRIEVELPADAVTATLSRLVECGGTVIGSVARGDRAELTGVLPTGEVARFEQRLPGLTRGEGLMSTEPAGHRPRVSPNRSMPG; translated from the coding sequence ATGGAGTACCTGAACCTGGGCGTCCTCGCCCATGTCGACGCCGGTAAGACGAGCCTGACGGAGCGCCTGCTCCATCACACCGGTGCCATCCGCACCCTCGGCCGCGTCGACGCCGGGAACACCCACACCGACACGATGGAGCTGGAACGCCGTCGCGGCATCACGATCCGCTCGGCCGTCGTGGCCTTCCGCGTCGGTGACCTGCGCGTCAACCTGATCGACACGCCCGGCCACCCGGACTTCATCGCCGAGGTCGAACGTGCGCTGCGAGTGCTCGACGGCGTCGTTCTTGTCGTTTCCGCCGTCGAGGGAGTGCAGGCGCAGACCCGCGTGCTCATGCGCGCGCTCGCCCGCCTGCGGATCCCCGTGCTGATCTTCGTCAACAAGGTCGACCGGGCGGGCGCCCGGTACGACGGCCTCCTCACCGATCTCGCCGAGCGTCTCGGCGTCGCCTGCGTGCCGATGTCCGAAGTCGACGGCATCGGCACGGCGAGCGCGAAAGTCCGGCCGTCCTCCCTGTCGGCGGGGACGGCCGAACGGCTGGCCGAGCACAGTGATGCCTTCCTCGCCGCTTATCTCGAAGACACGCTGACGGCCGAGGACTATCGGGGCGAAGTCGTCCGGCAGACCCGGCTCGGCCTCGTCTCCCCCGTCTTCTTCGGCTCCGCGCGCAGCGGCGAGGGAATCGCCGAACTCACCTCCGGTATCCGCGAATTCCTTGCCGGAGCGGTGAAACCGGTGCCGGACGACCGGTTGCGCGCCACCGTGTTCAAGATCGAACGCGGCCGCGCGCACGAGAAGATCGCCTACGTCCGCGTGTTCTCCGGCGAGATCGGCGCGCGGGACCACGTCCGATTCCATCGCCGAGGACTCACGAAGGAGGCGAAGGTCAGCGCGGTGCACGTCTTCGAACTCGGCGACGAGACCGTCGAGGGCCGCGCGCGGGCCGGCCGGATCGCCAAGGTCACCGGGCTCAAGGAGATCGGGATCGGCGACCTCATCGGCGTTCCCGACGGCGACGGCGTCACTACGCGGTTTCCGCCGCCCGCCCTGGAAACCGTGGTCGGTCCCGCCCTGCCCGCGCAAGCGCCTGCGGTGTTCGCGGCCTTGCGGGAACTGGCGGAACAGGATCCACTGATCACCGTCCGGCAGGACGACGAAACCCGCCGGATCTCGGTGCGGCTCTACGGCGAGGTGCAGAAGGAGATCATCGCGGAGACGCTCGCCGCTCAGCACGGCCTCGACGTCACGTTCAGCCTCACCCGGCCGGTCTGCGTCGAACGGCCGATCGGCACCGGGCATTCGGTGTGGTTCATCACGGAGAAGCGGAATCCGTGCTTCGCGACGCTCGGGCTGCGGGTCGGCCCCGGCACACCCGGCTCCGGGCTGACCTTCGGCCTCGACGTCGAACTCGGCTCCCTCCCGCTCGCCTTCCACAAGGCCATCGAGGAGACCGTCGACGCCACGCTGCGGAGCGGCCCGTCCGGCCGGGAGGTCGTCGACTGCGTGGTGACCGTCACCCACACCGGTTACTTCAGCCCGGTCAGCGCGGCGGGCGACTTTCGCAAGATCACCCCGTTCGTGCTGGCAGAAGCCCTCCGGGAGGCGGGAACCGAGGTACTCGAACCGGTCAGCCGGATCGAGGTGGAACTGCCCGCCGACGCGGTGACCGCGACGCTCTCCCGGCTGGTCGAGTGCGGCGGCACCGTCATCGGCTCGGTGGCACGGGGCGACCGGGCCGAGCTGACGGGTGTGCTGCCCACGGGCGAGGTC